One Glycine max cultivar Williams 82 chromosome 6, Glycine_max_v4.0, whole genome shotgun sequence DNA segment encodes these proteins:
- the LOC100812027 gene encoding probable WRKY transcription factor 53, with translation MDHMGDPKSIIHELLQGLELARQLQVHLHMPSSSQETRDLLIQKIISTFEKVLEMVKWKGPVPAGESSQHPLGAALIRMSDSPLSSEDSDRDLKDQDPNAFKKRNTLPRWTKQIRVTPGMGVEGPLDDGYSWRKYGQKDILGALYPRGYYRCTHRNVQGCMATKQVQRSDEDPTIFEITYRGKHTCTVANNVGSSSPIPLENQEPSLNNTNIPQHQHQQNILQSHEQQQNELLLSLRKGLRVQTENLDSPEQPLVPFRFPLSTNIKNESHVFPSPVLENFTSPSYVSPAASGIGHFSVSPSGVVNSFEGNPNLANSESQINDMIPATTTTSAAPNSSTVGLEFPFDQFEFDGQNFTFDNPRFFS, from the exons ATGGACCACATGGGAGACCCGAAGAGCATCATACATGAGCTGCTACAAGGTTTAGAGTTGGCAAGGCAACTCCAAGTGCATCTCCACATGCCATCTTCGTCCCAAGAAACACGTGACCTATTGATCCAGAAGATCATATCAACATTCGAAAAGGTGCTTGAAATGGTAAAATGGAAAGGGCCAGTGCCAGCGGGTGAGTCATCACAACATCCCCTAGGGGCTGCATTAATCCGAATGTCAGATTCACCTTTGAGCAGTGAAGACTCCGATAGAGATTTGAAGGACCAGGACCCCAATGCTTTCAAAAAGAG AAACACTTTGCCAAGATGGACGAAACAGATTCGAGTTACACCAGGAATGGGAGTGGAAGGACCTCTTGATGATGGATATAGTTGGAGAAAATATGGCCAGAAAGATATCCTTGGAGCCTTGTACCCGAG GGGCTATTACAGATGTACCCACAGAAATGTTCAAGGCTGTATGGCAACAAAGCAAGTGCAAAGATCCGATGAAGACCCCACCATTTTCGAAATCACTTACCGAGGAAAACACACCTGCACAGTGGCCAACAACGTGGGTTCTTCATCACCAATTCCACTAGAAAACCAGGAACCAAGTTTGAACAACACAAATATTCCTCAGCATCAGCATCAGCAGAATATCCTGCAAAGccatgaacaacaacaaaacgaACTACTTCTGAGCCTGCGGAAAGGGTTGAGAGTCCAAACAGAAAACCTAGATTCCCCCGAACAACCATTAGTTCCATTCCGTTTCCCTTTGTCCACAAACATAAAAAACGAAAGCCATGTTTTTCCTTCCCCTGTGCTTGAAAACTTCACTTCTCCTTCTTATGTTTCCCCTGCTGCATCAGGAATAGGCCACTTTTCTGTGTCTCCAAGTGGAGTAGTGAACAGCTTTGAAGGGAACCCAAATTTGGCAAATTCTGAGTCTCAGATCAATGATATGATCCCTGCCACTACTACAACTTCAgcagctccaaactcatcaACCGTTGGCTTAGAGTTTCCCTTTGACCAGTTTGAATTTGATGGCCAGAACTTCACATTCGATAACCCACGGTTTTTCTCTTGA